A genome region from Desertifilum tharense IPPAS B-1220 includes the following:
- a CDS encoding pyridoxine 5'-phosphate synthase, translating into MPTLGVNIDHIATIRQARRTVEPDPIAAAVLAELAGADGITAHLREDRRHIQDRDIRLLRETVRTHLNLEMAPTDEMVAIALEVKPDYVTLVPERREEVTTEGGLDIVGQTERLAKVVDRLQSAGIPVSLFIDAERSQIEASAKIQAQFIELHTGTYAEAPDEASRAAELEVLTHGCQWALSLGLRVNAGHGLTYWNVYPVASIPGMEELNIGHTIISRAALVGLERAVREMKHAMRGE; encoded by the coding sequence TTGCCGACCCTAGGCGTAAACATAGACCACATTGCCACGATTCGACAAGCGCGGCGCACCGTCGAACCCGATCCCATCGCCGCCGCCGTCCTCGCCGAATTAGCGGGTGCAGATGGCATTACCGCCCATTTACGCGAAGACCGCCGCCATATCCAAGACCGGGATATCCGCCTGTTGCGAGAAACCGTGCGGACGCATCTTAACCTAGAAATGGCCCCGACTGATGAAATGGTGGCGATCGCCCTTGAAGTCAAACCCGACTATGTAACCCTTGTCCCCGAACGCCGCGAAGAAGTGACCACTGAAGGCGGACTCGATATCGTCGGCCAAACAGAACGCCTTGCCAAAGTCGTCGATCGCTTGCAAAGCGCCGGAATACCCGTTAGCCTGTTTATCGACGCCGAACGCAGCCAAATTGAAGCCTCGGCCAAGATTCAAGCTCAATTTATCGAACTCCACACCGGAACCTACGCCGAAGCCCCAGATGAGGCCAGCCGCGCCGCCGAACTCGAAGTCCTCACCCACGGCTGTCAGTGGGCGCTGTCTCTGGGCTTGCGCGTCAATGCCGGACATGGGCTAACCTATTGGAACGTCTACCCCGTGGCGAGCATTCCGGGAATGGAAGAACTCAATATCGGTCATACCATCATCAGTCGAGCTGCACTGGTAGGATTAGAACGGGCTGTTCGAGAAATGAAACACGCCATGCGGGGCGAATAA
- a CDS encoding MgPME-cyclase complex family protein, which translates to MTTYYYVLASQNFLTVEEPLEEVLKERTRNYQEQEKELDFWLVTQPAFLEAPEMAQAKQKCPQPAAAIISTNEQFIIWLKLRLEYVLTGQFEAPSATIPDPLATLASVR; encoded by the coding sequence ATGACCACTTACTACTACGTTTTAGCCAGTCAAAACTTCCTGACCGTTGAAGAACCCTTAGAAGAAGTGCTAAAAGAACGCACGCGCAACTACCAGGAACAGGAAAAAGAACTTGATTTTTGGCTGGTGACTCAACCCGCCTTTTTGGAAGCCCCAGAAATGGCCCAAGCCAAACAAAAATGCCCCCAACCCGCCGCTGCTATTATTTCCACGAACGAACAGTTCATTATCTGGTTAAAATTGCGCTTGGAATACGTCCTGACGGGTCAATTTGAAGCCCCTTCAGCCACAATTCCCGATCCTTTGGCAACGCTGGCTTCTGTGAGATAA